The genomic region TCAACAGGAATTAAAACTGCTGGAAAGAGTAAAAGGGCTCGGTAACCGTTTTAAAATGGAAAATCTGGCAATAAACACGCCAAATTCTGACTTTGGAGCGTATCCCTACGGTAGCACCATCGTGTATGCCACAGCAGATAGAAGCCCAAGTCTCTTCAGTAAAAAATACAAATGGAACAATCAAGAGTATCTAGATCTATACTCCATAGATACCACTGCTTTTTTTGACGAAAACCCAAAAAGCAAAAATTTCTCTGGGTCAATAAATACCAAACTCCACGAGTCGAATGCCATTTTTACCAAAGATGGAAAAACCATGTATTTTACACGAAATAGTGAAAAAAGAGATAAGGATGATATCTCGCATCTTATGATTTACAAAGCGGAATTAATTGAAGACGAATGGACCAATGTACAACCGCTTCCATTTAACGGTAAAGATTATTCCGTAGAGCACCCAGCGCTTTCCCCCGATGAAAAGTATTTATTTTTCGCTTCCGATATGCCGGGTTCGTTCGGTTCATTCGATATCTACGGTGTAGAGATCCTGGAAGATGGCAGTTACGGGAAACCAGTAAACGTTGGCCCTAATGTAAATACCCCCAAACGAGAGCAATTTCCCTATATTTCCAGCAGCAACCTTTTGTATTTCTCTTCGGATGGCCATGCGGGTATGGGACTATTGGATGTTTTTGTAAGTGTTATCGAAAATGGAGTCTATCAAAAGCCATTAAATGTTGGTTTGCCCATAAACAGTAGATTTGACGATTTTTCTTTTTATTTGGATGAAGGTACCAAAGATGGTTATGTGTCGTCCAACAGACCCGATGGAAAAGGTGATGATGACATTTATAAAATAAAAGAATTTAAAGAATTCAGTCTTATTGTCCCTTCGCAATACATTACAGGAACGGTGACGGATATGACGACTGGAGAACCTATTGCCAACGCATCCCTAAGCGTTAAAGACCTCGACGATAACCTTCTTGAAAGCACTTCGACCGATCCTGAAGGGATTTATAAATTTAATTTAAAAAGTAACAACAGTTATCTGCTTAGTGTGACAAAGCCAACCTATGTAAAATCTGAAAAAACCATTTCCCTCGATGGCGAAAGGGAAAAAACGATCACCGCAGATTTTCAATTACAATCGTTCGACAAGGTAGATACCGATATGGTTAAGATAGATGATAAACTGATGATTAAAATTGAAAAAATTTATTTTGATTTTGATAAATGGAATATCCGTGAAGATGCCAAACCTATCCTAGACTTTGTGGTCGAAAAAATGAACCAATATCCAAAAATGAAAATTGAAATAGGCTCGCACACCGATCAGCGTGGTACCGATGCTTATAATGAAGAGCTATCTGACAAAAGAGCAAAAAGCACTATGAAATACCTTATTTCCAAGGGAATTGAAGCATCAAGGTTAAGTGCGAAAGGATATGGGGAAAACGACCTCATTGTTGACTGCGAAAATGGATCGATTGATTGCAACGAAAAACAACATCAGCTTAACAGGAGAAGTGAATTTGTTA from Galbibacter sp. BG1 harbors:
- a CDS encoding OmpA family protein; translation: MKKIFTLIAILLTVHLNAQNSELERADGFFSKTYYSKALPLYLKSLPDNNTPHTIKRIGDCYYFTGMMEEAATYYGMLLSKNEENVPDDYLFKYSQALLALGKTEASDVWMKKYIERNSTLESYQQELKLLERVKGLGNRFKMENLAINTPNSDFGAYPYGSTIVYATADRSPSLFSKKYKWNNQEYLDLYSIDTTAFFDENPKSKNFSGSINTKLHESNAIFTKDGKTMYFTRNSEKRDKDDISHLMIYKAELIEDEWTNVQPLPFNGKDYSVEHPALSPDEKYLFFASDMPGSFGSFDIYGVEILEDGSYGKPVNVGPNVNTPKREQFPYISSSNLLYFSSDGHAGMGLLDVFVSVIENGVYQKPLNVGLPINSRFDDFSFYLDEGTKDGYVSSNRPDGKGDDDIYKIKEFKEFSLIVPSQYITGTVTDMTTGEPIANASLSVKDLDDNLLESTSTDPEGIYKFNLKSNNSYLLSVTKPTYVKSEKTISLDGEREKTITADFQLQSFDKVDTDMVKIDDKLMIKIEKIYFDFDKWNIREDAKPILDFVVEKMNQYPKMKIEIGSHTDQRGTDAYNEELSDKRAKSTMKYLISKGIEASRLSAKGYGENDLIVDCENGSIDCNEKQHQLNRRSEFVIKNIE